The following proteins are co-located in the Shouchella hunanensis genome:
- a CDS encoding FAD-binding oxidoreductase has translation MKVGKQNVYFNETQRSLHSSDESYHQPSLPDVVVYPQSKEDVRSIVKLAASFNEKIYPYGLGTSLEGHVIPYQKGVVIDFSQMNAILSVDPEDLLVTVQPGVTRDQLNQELKKYGLFFSVDPGANATVGGMVSTNASGTNSVKYGVMRDQVRDLEVVLADGTIIHSGNRAVKSSSGYDLNNLFVGAEGTLGCYTEMTLKVYGIPEKIVAGRVQFPSLHDAVSSVTAVLQAGIPVARIELIDEISMMKVNQHNDTKFPLSPTLFLEFHGNPQSVQHDLAFCESIMSDYNSTDFHYAKDNAERSALWHARHNVAYAFSHSEPRKKLMVTDVCVPLSSLAEAIKHAQMTALEHHIEAGIVGHVGDGNFHALLLVDPHDSNELANVAAYNEKIVRFALQVNGTCTGEHGVGVGKVKYLEEEHGDALRVMKSIKRALDPTNLFNPNKNIFI, from the coding sequence ATGAAAGTAGGCAAGCAAAACGTGTATTTCAACGAAACACAGCGCTCTCTTCATAGTAGTGATGAATCCTATCACCAGCCATCATTGCCAGACGTTGTTGTTTATCCTCAGTCTAAAGAGGATGTACGTTCAATTGTAAAACTAGCCGCAAGCTTTAATGAAAAAATTTATCCTTACGGTTTAGGCACAAGTTTAGAAGGACATGTAATCCCTTATCAAAAAGGAGTTGTCATTGATTTTAGCCAAATGAATGCGATTCTGTCCGTTGATCCGGAAGATCTGTTAGTGACCGTACAGCCTGGTGTCACTCGTGATCAACTAAACCAAGAATTAAAAAAATACGGCTTGTTTTTCTCTGTAGATCCTGGCGCAAATGCAACTGTTGGGGGGATGGTCTCAACCAATGCAAGTGGAACGAATTCAGTCAAATACGGTGTGATGCGAGATCAAGTTAGAGATCTTGAAGTCGTCTTGGCAGATGGGACTATTATTCATAGTGGAAATCGAGCTGTTAAATCATCCTCCGGCTATGATCTCAATAATTTATTTGTCGGAGCTGAAGGGACACTCGGTTGTTATACAGAAATGACGTTAAAGGTCTATGGCATTCCAGAAAAGATCGTGGCTGGTCGTGTACAGTTTCCATCTCTTCACGACGCTGTTTCTTCAGTCACGGCTGTTTTACAAGCTGGAATCCCTGTAGCTAGAATAGAACTCATTGACGAGATTTCCATGATGAAAGTCAATCAGCATAACGATACGAAATTCCCTCTAAGCCCTACGTTGTTTTTAGAATTTCATGGGAATCCACAATCGGTTCAGCATGATTTGGCGTTTTGTGAAAGCATTATGAGTGACTATAATAGCACTGATTTTCATTATGCTAAAGACAACGCTGAACGAAGTGCATTATGGCATGCACGACACAATGTTGCCTACGCCTTTTCACATAGTGAGCCAAGAAAGAAATTAATGGTGACAGATGTCTGTGTTCCTCTTTCAAGCCTTGCTGAGGCCATTAAACATGCACAAATGACTGCCTTAGAACATCACATTGAAGCCGGCATTGTCGGACATGTAGGTGATGGCAATTTTCATGCTCTATTGTTAGTTGACCCACATGATTCAAACGAATTAGCCAATGTAGCTGCATATAACGAAAAAATCGTTCGTTTTGCCTTACAGGTTAACGGAACATGTACAGGTGAACATGGGGTAGGTGTCGGAAAAGTGAAGTATTTAGAAGAGGAGCATGGTGACGCCTTACGTGTGATGAAATCCATAAAGCGAGCTTTGGATCCAACTAATTTGTTTAATCCAAATAAGAACATTTTCATTTAA
- a CDS encoding Zn-ribbon domain-containing OB-fold protein, translated as MNIPLYACLDCHHEWLEQKLYCSKCLSDNQVEQRIEGRGIVYSHTTIYAAPEKLQALSPYVIVCINIRKGMRLSARCSNTDIKIGDTVSIVDVTDGAYIAKKEDVTWEH; from the coding sequence ATGAACATTCCTCTCTACGCATGCCTTGATTGCCACCATGAATGGCTTGAGCAAAAGCTCTATTGCTCAAAATGTTTAAGTGACAACCAAGTTGAACAACGAATAGAGGGTAGAGGTATTGTTTATTCTCATACAACGATCTACGCAGCTCCAGAGAAACTGCAAGCCCTTTCTCCCTATGTGATTGTATGTATTAACATACGAAAGGGCATGCGATTGTCTGCTAGATGCAGTAACACAGATATTAAAATTGGTGACACTGTTTCGATAGTGGATGTAACAGACGGAGCTTACATTGCTAAAAAGGAGGATGTGACGTGGGAACATTAA
- a CDS encoding thiolase C-terminal domain-containing protein produces the protein MTRVAVTGLGMTPFGKCNDSLKTLLLKASRQALIDAGRPKIDAIIVGNFMGGPLEQQEILGSILVSELGLGNIPSMKTEGACASGGIAFRQAYQLLKAGEYNAILVVGGEKMTHIHTNQVITAINYAMDNSTMESNTGLTFPGYFGAVANRYMYEYGATKTHLAMVARKNRNYALHNPLSQFHTELTLEEIINARMITDPLGLYDCSPLSDGAAAVVIENNRNSGVEIIASGQASGTPIMQEVNDLTRIPATYEAAKQAYEQASLEPKDVDVVELHDCFSMTEIIAIEELGFFEKGTGFEAIEKHLTEHGGEIPVNTSGGLLSKGHPIGATGIAQIVQIISQLRGEACNQVEQARIGLAQNLGGTGAYSLVHLFKKEGA, from the coding sequence ATGACTCGTGTTGCTGTAACTGGTTTAGGCATGACCCCATTTGGAAAATGCAATGATTCATTGAAAACCTTGCTTTTAAAAGCATCTCGGCAAGCACTTATTGATGCCGGTAGACCAAAGATTGACGCCATTATTGTTGGTAATTTCATGGGAGGACCTTTAGAACAGCAAGAAATTTTAGGAAGCATTCTTGTATCTGAGTTAGGTTTAGGCAATATCCCTTCTATGAAAACAGAAGGGGCATGTGCTTCAGGTGGAATTGCGTTTCGGCAAGCCTATCAATTACTCAAAGCAGGAGAGTACAACGCCATACTCGTTGTTGGTGGCGAGAAAATGACACATATTCATACGAATCAAGTCATCACAGCGATTAATTATGCGATGGACAACAGCACGATGGAATCAAACACTGGATTAACGTTTCCAGGTTACTTCGGTGCTGTAGCCAATCGCTACATGTATGAGTATGGCGCAACAAAAACGCACTTAGCCATGGTTGCCCGCAAAAACAGAAATTATGCATTGCATAATCCTCTTTCACAATTTCATACAGAGTTGACGTTAGAAGAAATTATCAATGCTCGAATGATTACGGATCCCCTTGGCTTATATGACTGCTCCCCACTATCAGATGGAGCTGCTGCTGTAGTCATCGAGAACAACAGGAATAGCGGAGTAGAGATCATTGCTTCAGGTCAAGCATCAGGCACACCCATTATGCAAGAAGTGAACGATTTAACCCGAATACCAGCCACGTATGAGGCAGCGAAACAGGCATATGAACAAGCTTCTTTAGAACCGAAAGATGTGGATGTAGTCGAATTGCACGATTGCTTCTCGATGACTGAGATCATTGCCATTGAAGAACTCGGTTTTTTTGAGAAAGGAACTGGCTTTGAAGCAATTGAAAAACACCTAACAGAACATGGAGGAGAAATTCCTGTAAACACTAGCGGCGGCTTATTGTCAAAAGGTCACCCTATCGGAGCAACGGGTATTGCACAAATTGTACAAATTATAAGCCAATTAAGGGGTGAAGCGTGCAATCAAGTAGAACAAGCACGGATTGGTTTAGCACAGAACCTTGGTGGTACAGGTGCTTATTCCCTCGTTCATCTGTTTAAGAAGGAGGGCGCATAA
- a CDS encoding class I adenylate-forming enzyme family protein produces MITLSQLAKQTCTQHAEKIAVVDKRRQLTYRQLKEESCRLASVFTSKGLLKGDRIGILSANRVEHIVIDLAVAMTGLIKVPINTKLHPKEIQFILENAKAKLIIGEISLLMNVDYRGDIVTFENEYESLLANVHSEYPDCSVLDTDAFAIMYTSGTTGRPKGAVLSHRAIIASAQSLIMACELGYEDVVGHVAPLTHGSNFLAQCALFFGLKQVIFDKFDPKSIADQLEKERVTTIFMVPTIVNLMVQDEAFEPKKLRYLKSINMAGAPIASEKLQEALDKLGPIFAETYGLVEAPMAITIMPKSKLPYYLSSCGAVGPMVEMVLRDETGNEVRQGEVGEITCKGPLVMDNYWANDEATNNAIKDGWFYTGDLGWVDPFGHLHLIDRKNDVIISGGMNIYPREVEEVLNLHKAVKEACVFGVENEKWGESVYAHVVLKNGVTVEESQLVTHCKEHVASYKKPAHIKIVPSLPKSPYGKILRRELKKLYEEGVKG; encoded by the coding sequence TTGATAACGCTTTCACAGTTGGCGAAACAAACATGCACGCAACATGCAGAAAAAATAGCTGTTGTTGATAAACGACGTCAATTAACGTATCGACAGTTAAAAGAAGAGTCGTGTCGACTCGCTTCAGTTTTCACATCTAAAGGATTACTAAAGGGAGACCGAATTGGAATTTTATCAGCAAATCGAGTTGAACACATTGTTATTGATCTTGCTGTAGCCATGACGGGACTGATTAAAGTACCAATTAATACGAAACTTCATCCAAAAGAAATACAATTTATTTTAGAAAATGCTAAGGCGAAATTAATTATTGGTGAAATCTCCTTACTCATGAATGTTGACTATAGAGGAGATATTGTAACGTTTGAGAATGAATATGAGTCCTTATTGGCTAATGTTCATTCTGAATACCCAGATTGTTCTGTCTTAGACACGGACGCTTTTGCTATTATGTATACATCGGGCACGACAGGCAGACCAAAAGGAGCTGTATTATCTCATCGTGCTATTATTGCCTCTGCACAATCGCTTATAATGGCTTGTGAGTTAGGCTATGAAGATGTTGTCGGTCATGTAGCACCCTTAACTCACGGTAGTAATTTTTTAGCTCAATGTGCTTTATTCTTCGGGCTTAAGCAAGTCATTTTCGACAAATTCGATCCAAAATCCATAGCAGATCAGCTTGAAAAAGAGAGAGTCACAACTATATTTATGGTTCCAACCATTGTTAATTTGATGGTTCAAGATGAGGCTTTTGAGCCTAAAAAGCTACGCTATTTAAAGTCAATAAATATGGCAGGGGCACCAATTGCTTCAGAAAAATTGCAAGAGGCTCTCGACAAACTTGGTCCCATATTCGCTGAGACGTATGGATTAGTTGAAGCACCGATGGCCATTACTATTATGCCAAAAAGCAAACTACCATATTACTTATCATCGTGTGGTGCGGTTGGTCCGATGGTGGAAATGGTTCTTCGGGATGAAACGGGAAATGAAGTTCGTCAAGGCGAGGTTGGAGAAATTACATGTAAGGGTCCTCTAGTAATGGATAACTATTGGGCAAATGATGAGGCAACAAACAACGCTATAAAAGATGGCTGGTTTTATACAGGGGATTTAGGTTGGGTCGATCCTTTTGGACATCTGCATTTAATTGATCGAAAAAACGACGTCATTATTAGCGGCGGTATGAACATTTACCCTAGAGAGGTGGAAGAGGTACTTAATCTCCACAAAGCAGTGAAAGAAGCTTGTGTTTTTGGTGTCGAGAATGAGAAGTGGGGTGAGTCGGTTTATGCCCATGTTGTCTTGAAAAATGGCGTTACTGTTGAAGAAAGTCAGCTGGTGACTCACTGTAAAGAACACGTAGCAAGCTATAAAAAACCAGCACATATTAAGATTGTTCCATCCTTACCGAAGAGCCCATATGGAAAGATTTTAAGAAGAGAATTAAAAAAATTGTATGAAGAAGGGGTGAAAGGATGA
- a CDS encoding PPC domain-containing DNA-binding protein: protein MSIQIATNNQVLYGSLGVGDDLMDGILAICKEHQIHSGMVTCIGSLDKTGFTVFKVNEKNRPDGYADPFTIHEPVELIQATGFICQDESGDLDMHLHGLVERMDGSIHAGHFLRGYNKVCITVEFTLIHSHDVTAIRKYNAALNYKTISFTSKST from the coding sequence ATGAGTATTCAAATAGCGACGAACAATCAAGTCTTATATGGTTCATTAGGTGTCGGAGATGATTTAATGGACGGGATTCTTGCCATCTGTAAAGAACATCAGATTCATTCAGGTATGGTTACGTGTATTGGTTCTTTAGATAAAACAGGATTCACCGTTTTTAAAGTAAATGAAAAAAATAGACCAGACGGCTATGCGGACCCATTCACTATTCATGAACCTGTTGAGTTAATCCAAGCGACTGGCTTCATTTGTCAAGATGAGAGCGGTGATCTTGATATGCATTTACATGGACTTGTTGAGCGAATGGACGGAAGTATTCATGCTGGTCATTTCCTAAGGGGCTACAATAAAGTTTGCATAACTGTTGAATTTACGCTCATCCACTCACATGATGTGACCGCCATACGTAAATACAATGCTGCTTTAAACTACAAAACCATCTCGTTTACTTCTAAATCGACATAA
- a CDS encoding SDR family NAD(P)-dependent oxidoreductase, with protein MTTLLGKVAIITGASRGIGAASAIALAKEGAHVVLVDLLNCEETSATIRKLQEFSHSEVMSVGLDVKDNAVIEQLMKDVNERFGSIDIVVNNAGTCSRLDLEQMTEEMWDRDINTNLRGTFLMSKAAIYPYMKKQGHGKIINVSSISGIMGGPLSYNDGKKSARSGPAYAASKGGVIALTKWIAKEVGELGITCNSIAPGPIKTEITKDLDYPLSNQVINRMGNPEDIAGAVVYFASSYSDYVTGEVLKVCGGSAIG; from the coding sequence ATGACGACATTGTTAGGAAAAGTAGCGATTATTACAGGTGCATCTCGAGGAATTGGAGCGGCCTCTGCAATCGCTCTCGCTAAAGAAGGTGCCCATGTTGTGTTAGTGGATCTACTAAATTGTGAGGAAACATCAGCGACAATTAGGAAGCTTCAAGAATTTAGTCACAGTGAAGTGATGAGTGTGGGTCTTGATGTAAAAGATAATGCAGTTATTGAACAATTAATGAAAGACGTTAATGAACGATTTGGATCCATTGATATTGTTGTCAACAATGCAGGTACATGCTCAAGATTAGATCTTGAACAGATGACAGAGGAGATGTGGGATCGGGACATTAATACAAACTTAAGGGGAACATTCCTCATGTCAAAAGCAGCTATTTATCCTTATATGAAAAAGCAAGGACACGGTAAAATTATTAATGTTAGTTCTATTTCAGGGATTATGGGCGGCCCTTTATCCTATAACGACGGGAAAAAATCAGCCCGGTCTGGTCCTGCCTACGCAGCTTCAAAAGGCGGTGTTATTGCGCTAACAAAATGGATTGCGAAAGAAGTCGGTGAACTTGGCATTACATGCAATAGTATTGCACCAGGACCAATTAAAACTGAAATTACAAAGGACCTTGATTATCCATTAAGTAATCAAGTCATTAATCGTATGGGCAATCCAGAAGACATTGCCGGTGCCGTTGTGTACTTTGCTTCTTCTTACTCTGACTATGTCACAGGAGAAGTATTAAAAGTTTGTGGAGGTTCTGCCATTGGATAA
- a CDS encoding IclR family transcriptional regulator yields the protein MQYQNKSLGKAFDIIESLCKEPQTATELARALGLNQTTLHRFLVTLLESGIIEKLPTNKYRMSYKFIDLGKMAENHYDLVGDSRPFLEALAKTSGESVLISTFHNFSVSYLSKVESSQTVRIVLGPGDRVPSYTVASGKLFLAHLNESLLETYLSSVQLEKKTNYTITEKQALLDELASIREHGYAIDNQEYLIGLKGMAAPIYDSTGTVVAALSVAGVEIRLDPEKTQMIIDQLVNYARKISYTLGWSD from the coding sequence ATGCAGTATCAAAATAAAAGTTTGGGTAAAGCATTTGATATTATTGAATCATTATGTAAAGAGCCACAAACAGCAACTGAGTTAGCTAGAGCGTTAGGGCTTAATCAAACCACTTTACACAGATTTTTAGTTACATTACTTGAGAGTGGTATTATTGAAAAGCTTCCGACTAATAAGTATCGCATGTCTTACAAGTTTATTGATTTGGGAAAGATGGCAGAAAATCATTACGACCTTGTAGGCGATTCACGCCCTTTTTTGGAAGCGCTTGCGAAAACGTCGGGTGAAAGTGTGCTTATTTCTACTTTCCACAATTTTTCCGTATCCTACTTGTCGAAAGTAGAAAGCTCACAGACGGTTCGAATTGTTCTAGGCCCTGGAGATCGAGTGCCATCTTATACTGTCGCTTCGGGGAAACTTTTTTTAGCTCACTTAAATGAATCGCTTCTAGAGACGTATCTAAGCAGTGTGCAGCTTGAAAAAAAGACGAATTACACCATTACAGAAAAACAAGCATTACTCGACGAATTGGCTTCCATAAGGGAGCATGGATATGCCATTGACAATCAAGAATATTTGATTGGTTTAAAAGGGATGGCGGCACCAATTTATGATTCGACAGGAACGGTGGTAGCGGCATTAAGTGTTGCTGGTGTAGAGATACGGTTAGATCCAGAGAAGACACAAATGATCATTGATCAATTAGTCAATTATGCAAGAAAAATTTCATACACACTTGGTTGGAGTGACTAG
- a CDS encoding DUF3100 domain-containing protein: MMDLIKDWRLHLLVLGVVLITEAIGTIRIEIGPGVIMLLPMLFAIVIGLLLFFTPLVKEKQSKHAEPIITLSVTLLIAKIGVTIGPGLTDLIAAGPALLLQEVGNFGTIFLALPIAVLLFNMKREAIGMTHSVGREPNLGLIYDKYGFESPEGKGVTTVYIFGTVFGAMFYGLIAGFLASFTPLHPLSLAMAAGVGSGSMMAAAVGSLVGLYPELEPQIVAFAGASNLLTYSTGLFVSMFIALPMTEKLYTIFKKWKGGEEKKNEKSA, from the coding sequence ATGATGGATCTTATTAAAGATTGGCGACTCCACCTCTTAGTGCTAGGAGTCGTCCTTATTACAGAAGCCATTGGTACCATTCGTATCGAGATTGGTCCCGGCGTTATTATGCTGCTTCCTATGTTGTTTGCTATTGTAATAGGTTTACTTCTTTTTTTCACTCCGTTGGTGAAGGAAAAACAATCCAAACATGCTGAACCGATTATTACGTTAAGTGTAACACTACTCATTGCAAAAATTGGCGTAACCATTGGGCCTGGCTTGACGGATTTAATTGCAGCAGGTCCAGCTCTGTTGCTACAAGAGGTGGGGAATTTTGGTACGATTTTTTTAGCTCTTCCAATCGCCGTATTGCTATTTAATATGAAGCGTGAAGCGATAGGTATGACACACTCTGTTGGCCGCGAACCAAATTTAGGATTAATTTATGACAAATATGGATTTGAATCACCTGAAGGAAAAGGAGTAACCACAGTCTATATATTTGGTACAGTGTTCGGCGCCATGTTTTACGGCTTAATAGCTGGTTTTCTAGCAAGTTTCACTCCTCTTCATCCTCTTAGTCTAGCAATGGCGGCTGGCGTTGGAAGTGGGAGTATGATGGCAGCAGCTGTTGGATCACTTGTAGGTCTATATCCAGAATTAGAACCACAAATTGTTGCCTTCGCAGGAGCAAGTAATTTACTAACCTATTCTACAGGCTTATTCGTTAGCATGTTTATTGCATTACCAATGACCGAGAAACTCTATACGATTTTCAAAAAATGGAAGGGCGGAGAGGAAAAAAAGAATGAAAAATCTGCATGA
- a CDS encoding NAD(P)-dependent oxidoreductase: MTSIGMIGCGAMGTGMVQNLLSSNYTVYVSDPMCKAQKDLEALGAHFVSNTKEFAADVRAVFLSLPTPKLLVESLSGEDGLFAHLSPNTFVFDVGTSDTDTAKSLQQEASSYGVHFLDCPVSGGPAGAQAGTLTVMVGGKIEAYEAALPYLKVIGGEIRYIGSSGAGQTVKLCNNMIVAGMISLLSETMVVAEGQGVKASTLFSVLEASSGHSRAMEVFGENLKDESFDNVLFSLAHMAKDLELYMKLSNQSTTPQPVSSIVSQLYRLALQQKKASLDSTAVYSLIANEVRR, translated from the coding sequence ATGACATCTATTGGAATGATTGGTTGTGGTGCAATGGGTACTGGTATGGTTCAAAACTTATTATCTTCTAATTATACGGTTTATGTGAGTGACCCAATGTGCAAGGCTCAAAAGGATTTAGAAGCGTTAGGCGCTCATTTTGTTTCTAATACGAAGGAATTTGCAGCTGATGTTCGTGCGGTTTTTCTTTCATTGCCAACTCCAAAACTCCTTGTCGAAAGTTTAAGTGGAGAAGACGGACTTTTCGCTCACCTCTCGCCGAATACTTTTGTATTCGATGTAGGGACGTCGGACACGGATACAGCGAAGAGCTTACAGCAAGAAGCAAGTTCTTACGGTGTTCATTTTCTAGACTGCCCTGTTAGCGGGGGACCAGCTGGAGCCCAAGCTGGAACACTAACGGTGATGGTCGGTGGAAAAATAGAGGCATATGAAGCTGCTTTGCCTTATCTAAAGGTAATAGGAGGAGAAATTCGATACATAGGCTCCTCTGGTGCAGGACAAACTGTTAAGCTTTGCAATAATATGATTGTCGCAGGCATGATTAGCTTACTTAGTGAAACGATGGTTGTAGCGGAAGGGCAAGGGGTCAAAGCTTCAACATTATTTTCTGTTTTAGAGGCGAGCTCAGGACATTCCCGTGCTATGGAAGTATTTGGTGAAAATTTAAAAGACGAATCATTTGATAACGTCCTATTCTCTTTGGCCCATATGGCGAAGGATTTGGAACTTTATATGAAACTATCCAATCAATCGACTACCCCGCAACCTGTATCATCTATTGTGAGTCAGCTTTACCGCTTAGCGTTGCAACAAAAAAAAGCTTCGCTTGATTCAACTGCTGTTTATTCACTCATTGCGAACGAAGTAAGGAGGTAG
- a CDS encoding aldehyde dehydrogenase family protein: MTSTYHNYIGGKWIPSESEKTFASINPGKANEILGYFPNSTVYDTRSAIKVAEEAFPFWRSITPIQRVDILYRLIRLLEDEKKEVALLISTEVGKTVTAAEKEVDATIQALKHFSGAANRLAGETLPSIDPNYFTYTIKEPLGAVGVITPFNFPLGIGVYKIAPAMLAGNTVVYKPPNDTARIAIKLVELFERAGMPAGVLNLVFGDGDVVGKEMGENASLKAISFTGSTAVGLKLGQTVSARGGKMQAELGGKNATILLEDANLDEAINGIMISGMYNNGQSCTGTSRVIVLEEIAEVVLEKLKAAAQAIRVGYGQDEGIENGAVANEKQLHTYLHYIQSAKEAGAKIECGGKRLTENGLDQGYFVAPTVISHVTSDMAIAQEEIFGPVVAVMIVQSYAEAIQLANDTSFGLSSSIYTNDLAKAQAFIQQIEVGVAHVNIPSNYYENQLPFGGKKQSSIGLREQGSTALDFWLDTKAVYIKS, encoded by the coding sequence ATGACAAGCACTTATCATAATTATATAGGAGGAAAATGGATTCCTTCAGAAAGTGAAAAAACCTTTGCAAGTATTAACCCTGGAAAGGCAAACGAAATTCTTGGCTATTTTCCCAATTCTACTGTATATGATACACGCTCTGCTATTAAAGTAGCAGAAGAAGCTTTTCCATTTTGGCGCTCTATTACACCTATACAGCGTGTAGACATTCTTTATCGACTTATACGCTTATTAGAAGATGAGAAAAAGGAAGTAGCGCTCTTAATTTCAACAGAAGTAGGCAAGACTGTAACAGCAGCTGAAAAGGAAGTTGATGCTACCATTCAAGCATTAAAGCATTTTAGTGGCGCGGCAAATCGCTTAGCAGGAGAAACCCTCCCTTCCATTGATCCGAATTATTTTACATACACTATTAAAGAACCATTAGGAGCAGTGGGGGTTATTACTCCTTTCAATTTTCCATTAGGTATAGGTGTATATAAGATAGCACCGGCTATGCTTGCAGGGAATACAGTGGTCTACAAGCCACCAAATGATACGGCTCGTATTGCAATTAAGTTAGTTGAATTATTTGAGCGTGCAGGTATGCCGGCAGGAGTATTGAACTTGGTCTTTGGTGATGGAGACGTTGTTGGCAAAGAAATGGGCGAAAATGCTTCATTAAAAGCGATTTCGTTTACCGGCTCGACAGCAGTTGGACTAAAACTCGGACAGACTGTATCAGCACGCGGCGGTAAAATGCAAGCCGAACTAGGCGGCAAGAATGCGACGATTCTCTTAGAAGATGCCAATCTTGATGAAGCTATTAACGGCATTATGATTAGTGGTATGTATAACAACGGCCAAAGCTGTACAGGAACAAGCCGGGTAATCGTGCTTGAGGAGATTGCTGAAGTCGTGCTAGAAAAGCTCAAAGCAGCCGCTCAAGCAATACGCGTTGGTTATGGTCAAGATGAAGGAATTGAAAATGGTGCTGTTGCCAACGAAAAACAGCTGCATACCTATTTGCACTATATTCAGAGTGCAAAAGAAGCAGGAGCAAAAATTGAATGTGGTGGTAAACGTCTCACTGAAAACGGGCTTGATCAAGGCTATTTTGTTGCTCCGACTGTTATTAGTCACGTAACGAGTGATATGGCCATTGCACAAGAAGAAATTTTCGGTCCAGTGGTAGCGGTAATGATTGTTCAGTCCTATGCAGAAGCGATTCAACTTGCAAATGATACATCGTTTGGTTTGTCTTCATCTATCTATACAAATGATTTAGCAAAAGCTCAAGCATTTATTCAACAAATTGAAGTTGGCGTTGCTCATGTGAACATCCCATCTAATTATTATGAAAATCAGCTTCCCTTTGGCGGAAAGAAACAGTCAAGTATTGGTTTACGCGAACAAGGCAGTACAGCACTCGATTTTTGGTTAGACACGAAAGCAGTTTACATTAAATCTTAA